A window from Henckelia pumila isolate YLH828 unplaced genomic scaffold, ASM3356847v2 CTG_466, whole genome shotgun sequence encodes these proteins:
- the LOC140872412 gene encoding uncharacterized protein, with product MGRKSSIFSDKRLLFESSICKAVDNMTSNSTSQASASKVKKGSEDASNLSKKRKERDFNSESASKGKNRSEDASEPTKKRKERNSKSNRVLSDDASSMPIDYMHTKQLAQAFLVQ from the exons atGGGCCGAAAATCTTCAATATTCTCAGACAAAAG GTTATTATTCGAAAGTAGCATTTGCAAGGCTGTCGATAATATGACATCAAATTCAACCTCGCAAG CAAGTGCCTCAAAAGTTAAAAAAGGGTCTGAGGACGCATCCAATCTCagcaagaaaagaaaagaaagagatTTCAACTCAG AAAGTGCCTCCAAAGGCAAAAACCGATCTGAAGACGCATCTGAGCcaacaaagaaaagaaaagaaagaaattccAAATCTAACAG GGTATTATCCGATGATGCCAGCTCTATGCCTATTGATTACATGCACACCAAACAGCTGGCACAAG CGTTTCTGGTCCAATGA